The genomic segment aacccaggaggcggaggttgcggtgagccgagatcgcgtcattgcactccaacctgggtaacaagagtgaaactccatctcaaaaaaaaaaaaaaaaaagaagttaaactaTCTTACTCTAGCAAAATACCACAGGAAATAAGAGCCCCACCCTCACCAAATATAACAGGCTGAGAACTTTCACCATCCAGCCTAACACAGCCTTTTCCCTATGCCGTGGCGTCATCAGGGAGCTCCTCCTAATTCCAGCAGAAAGGCAGCAGCTGAGGTCTCAAGAAGAGCCACAGCAGGAAACCTGGATCTCCATCCTTACCAGGCAGTAATGAGGCTGTGCCCCATTGCACACCAGCACTGTCAGGGGAAGCATGCTGAGATGTAAATAACTCCCGGAGTTTCATTGCATAACAGTGAAGATGTCCAGGATACAGCCAAAGTCACTCATCATAACAAGAACCAGGAAATTGTAAACTTGAATGAGAAAAAACATTAAGGGATGTCAACACTAAGATGACACAGATGTTGAAACtttatgacaattttttttttttttttggagacaaaaagactctgctgcccaggatAGAGTGGCATGAACAaggctcactacaacttcaacCCCGTGATCAAATGATcgtcccgcttcagcctcctatgtagctgggactacaggcaccatgcctagctaacttttaaatttacttttattttttgtagagatgaggtctcactttgttgcccaggctggtctcaaactcttgaactgaagtagttctcctacctcagcctcgcaaagtgctgggattataggcatgagccaccacacccaactgatgacaaggattttaaagcagccatCATAAAAATGCTTCAGTGAGCAATTATAAACACTTTTGAAGCaatcaaaaaaaaagtctcagcaaATAGAAAACctcagcaaagaaacagaagatgtaaaaaaaaagtcaaatggaaattttaatttaaaatatacaatgatagCCACAGTTAAAATACTGCATGGATGGTTCACGAGcagaatggaaaggaaagagaaaataaccagTTATCCTGagataaaacaacagaaattacttaaactgagcaacagagagaaaacagactggaaaaaaaaataataaaacagagccTCAGGGACTCACTAGACAATAATAAAAGAtttaacatttggaaaaaaataaacagagcttCAGGGACTCATGGGACAATAATTAAAGGTTTAACATTTGTGTCATCAGTGTCCCAGAAAGAGGATGTAAGTGGGGCAGAAAAActatccaaagaaataaaatatatacatacatatacatatatatatacacacacacacatatatatgtttatatatatatatatgtttcccAGAATGGGTAAAAACTTTTGTAAAGCATGTATCTCATAGTGGGCTTATATCTAGAAACTATAAGGAActcaataataatgaaaaatgactttttaaatgggcaaaggctctgaatagacatttctccaaaaacacatacaaatggccaataagcacatgaaaaaatgttcaacatcatcagCCATCAGGGAAACACAAGTCAAAATTACAATGGTGTACAATTAATACACCATTTAACATTCCCAACAGTAGCCTACAGGCTTCCATTTCCACTGTGgcaaacagtttggcagttcctcaaggcaGTCAAGTTACTTAACAGCTCTGTAAAATGAAGTTAATCACATTCACTTTGGAcgaatgagttaatatatatattagctatAATTATTATAGCAATTATTATTGTGCACATTACTGATTGGGTCAGATTATTAGCCCTGTCTCATTTACTTTTGCTACTTTGGATGAATATTTAGAGTAGTCTTGAACTGAGATATACAAGTAAAGATCCTATCACACTGGCATATACCATGTGCTCAATAAACGAAAgctgtaattatttatttctcaaCAGTTTAAAGATTAAACtttcctcaaaacaaacaaaaaacaaggcaaCACCCCAAGCTGTGAGGGGCTGAGTCTCTCCTAGGTGTGGGGCAGCACAGGCACTGGCTACACAAGGCCAGAAAGGTTACATGGCACCTCTCTTTAAATTAGACCACACAGAGCCTTTAATTCCCTGCGCAGTCTTCACATCTTGCCAGTCCAGTTTGATGTCTGGAACTTCATCATCTGGCTCCGGATCCTTACTCAATGCCCCCCGGGGGGAGGCAACCACAATGGGCAGAGGACCACATTCCTCCCGGATTTCCACAACATGAAGGCCCTTCTTATCAGCCAGCTGTTGATGGGTTTCCTAGGCAAGACCAAATTGAGAACAGGTTAGGTCTGAAGTCTGAAGTACATTTACAACGTAAAGAGCAGGACCTTCCACAGGGAGAATGAAGTGAGCAGTACAGCCTAGGGGAGTTCAAAACCCATTTCAGTGGATTTGGGTTAATGTGTTTTGTGGCTAAACTCTGGTAACCTGTCATAGGTGGTGCCATTTCAGCCTCATCTGTCTCATCTGCCCACCCCAAACTGGGACAAAGGAAGGCCCTTGGCTGCTGGTCCCTTGCCTTCTAAACCCTCCTGATTATGCACCATGCTATGCCAAACACTGAACTTGAATCTCACCAATCCCCTAGATCTAACTACCAATTTACAGTAAATATATGGGAGAGACGACATTAAGGACCCCACAGATATTTTAGTCAGCAACAGACTGGGAAGCACTACGAAACAAACAAGGTGGATTCCTCAGCAAAAAAATCGTAAGGGGCAGGGGGAAGACAAGGGGAACCTATTGAAAAGGCATAGCAAAAACATAGAATACATTAACCTGTTCTGCAGCCTGATTCAAACACTTTatgtaaaaagcatttttttaacctaacaaatggaatttgttcatttctttggaCAAATGTTCATTTGTATGAACGTTGTTCAAATGTTCATTTGTAGGAACATTGATAGGATATTTGATGATACAAGTTACTGTTAAATTTTTAGGTATGATAGTATTATAGGGTATTTTTTAATGCTTatctcttagaaaatatatactaaaatatttaggGGTAAAATGTCTGAGATTTGGCTCAAAATAACTGAAGGTGGTACTGAGAAGCAACTGGTCATGAGCTAGGTGACAGGGCCATGGGGATTCACTGTAGAGGGAGGCCACAGAGATATGGAAGCAGGGAGATTAGTTCAGTAGACATTATTCATGGTACAATGACATACCTGGTATGTCAATCCCATGATCCCAGGCCTTATGGCTGCCTACTATTCTAATTCTATGTATGtttgaaattagaaaagagaTGAGCTGtttcataaacaaaataaaataatttatattggtATATCTTTCAATCAAAGGCATATCATCTAAATTGgtgacatctttttctttttgtgtagcATATTAAATAATGCAACCTTTTATAGCTGATGGCATTTTAGGTGAGATGATATATGGTAATCATGTCAGAAGGTTTAAAAgactaacagaaaacaaaaatatcacatAAAAGAACAAGTTTACTGGATCATAAATAAAACCATCTAAAACCAACATCTTAATTAAACCTCTAATGTTTCAATTTAGAAGTGCTGTGAAAGGTGTTTTAGGCAAtaccaacacacacaaaaaagctgtTCAAAAACATCTTTTACCCaaagccttctttttcttctaattttcctAGAGACGTGGAAAATTACTCCCTGGATCACTTTAACTAAAAGCTACCACTGTACTTTTGAAGTATCAGGAAGCCTGCCAAAGTCCTCACCGAACAGAGTTCAGCAAATGAAACCTACTGGACCCATCTATGCTAAGGTCTACCCATCCTTTCAAGAGACAGGCCAGCCCTACTGGGCAAGCAGGAAGGGTACCCAAGAATGGGGAACAGTGGAGTCACAGCCGTCTCCTCCACGGTGGGTGACTGGCAGCTGGGCCCAGGATTCCCACCTATGAGGAATAGTAACCTGGCAAGTTTATAGTTCCTTACCAACCCAGGCATCATCCAAACTACCTATGCAGGTAACAGGAAACTGTGCTTGCCCTGAATGCAGAGGTGCCCTGAGTGCTTCACCCTAGCCCTGGCTGAAAGGACTAAATTAGGAAATGGaccttctctttctattttacttttccaTACTTTCAGAGCTTTAGAATAGCATGTGTTATTTTCATAATAACACGTAGATTATAATTCCTGGCTTGAAATAACGCTACTCAGAAAAACCCATgaagtactttttaaaaggtaattttcaTGAACTTTTCAATGACTTTAACTAAACTGATGCAGCCACAGACAGCAAAGAATGCCCAATTCCTCAGGTGCCCACAGAAAAGCATCTCCAGGAGGCCCCAGGGCACAGTAGTCCCAACACACACAActgaaatacaaactaaaacTTCTAAGGTTACCTGTCTGGAGAGCCCATGGAAGAGGCCCCGGGTGAGGTTGAGCATATTGAGGGACCCAGAGACCTTGGCATACATGTCTTTGATGCCAATGAGCCGGCAGATGGTAATGATGGCCCTGTGGCAGCGGAGGCCATAACCTAGAAATAGAGAAACCTGGTGAAACACAGCCCACTCGCCTGAAGTGGGCGGAGTCACCCTGCCGACTTTCACATGGCTTCAGGCTCAGGGCTTCAGGAAACTGGTTCATATTCTGGTATCACCACTTCCTAGTGAGTTGACCCTTGACAACTTACTTAATTTCTAAGACAACACTTACTTAAACAGGATACTACAAGGATTAAAAAGACGACATCTATAAATATCTTGAACACAGATGGCAAAAAAACAGGACTGTTATTAAGATTGACAAAGATGCATGAAAATTCTTGGTACCCCAGACCCGTGTTAACTAAGGATGGAGGGACACATCTCTTCTCACCCTCCTTGTCTGTTCTGTTGCCCTGAGCACAGGgtccacttcctcctcctggagAAGCTCTTCTTTTCTTATGGTAACATATCCTTTCCCAGATTTCCTCCTAGCTATTGGcctgtccttccctccttcctggcCTCTAAATCTTAGGAGGTCTTCCCTCCAGCCACTTGCCCTACCGCtttccacctgtaatcccttcTCCAGAGAGCTTAAAAAACCAAGCCAAACATCTTGCTCCCCATGTAAAGACACTCCCCACTCACTGTTCTCGAGATTAAAATAAAGAACGCCATGGCCTATACAGAGCCCTCTGTGCCTGAGTCATGCCCACCTCTGACCTCATCTAGAGACACACCACCTCCTGCTAGCGTCCCTGCCTTGAGGACTGCACTTGAGATTCCATCTGCCTGGAATGTCCTCCCAGCTTTGCCCCCTTGGCTCCTTCTCATTTTCAAGGTCCCACCCAAATTGCTTCTCCTCAGACAGGCCTTCTGTGACCATGTTACTCAAGGTGGcatccttccttccaccttcttcCCTCCTACTCTAACACAGTACCCTGATTAGGGCACGCAACGAAACCTGTTTATCCAATGTTTCCCCTCAGTGGAAGATGGCTTCCATAAGGGCCAGGATATTGTTTGTTTACGACACTGTCCCCAGAGCCTAGAGCAGTACCTGGCAAATGCAGGTGGAGTGAGCGAACATGAAGGGGCCCAAGTGTGGCCTCTAACTTTCTTATTTGCCAGACCTGAAACTAAGCAGACACCTCTTCTGCTCCAAGGTAGAAGATTAACTCTGGAAGTTGGACATTACTGTCTTTCTTGTTTGACTTTTTATGATCAAGAACTATTCCTTCTACTTGAAAAGGCCAATGAATTGTGGCCTCCATAATTATGCTAAAGCATGCAAGAACTTAAGAGGATAGCTAAAGACAGGACACAATAGGGTCCTTTGTTCTTCCATGTGGAGTTATTTACACACAGAACATGTGCCCATGTGTGAACATAATGCACCCATGTCTGGATGAGCAGAGGTGCACACACACCTAGAGAGAGGTACACATGGAAAGGGGTATCATGCAGATTCTGGAAGGAGCTGAGAGGCAGCCTCTACCCTGCCACTGCTCTCTGGATGACCCAGACAAGAAGGCTCCTCCCTACAATACCTACTTAGCAGTGCTGCTGGTGAGCATCGAGGTGTGTAATACACAGTACCCAGACCAGCACAGACACAGCACAAATGCTGGCCACTgtgtcacacatacacaaacacccaCGTGACAGTGGTCATAGTCTTACGGTAATGATTTGACTACCTTCCACGCAAAGACTATGTCAAAAAAACACTTGTTTAATAAAACttaacatgtatatttatgtggCAAAGTTTTGCAGTGCTGTGTATGGAACTGAATACTGTCCTATTGCCAAGGTAGAAGTGTTCCATGATTAAATAAGTTTGGAAACACACACTTTCCATTTCCCTTGGGAGATTCATATTGCATGGCAGTGCATTAAAGACTGCAACATTCACAAAGATGCACAAACACTTTTGGTGCCTTTCCTTAATCCTGTTCTGACATTTGGCGTCCTTTCTATCTCCCACAGAACTAGCAACACACAGGAACATCTTTTAGGAAATGCCTatttgtacatgtatgtacaaAATGTCTATAAATGCATACGTATTTAGGAAATGTCTAAAAGTACTATAGACTGTTTTAGCTTCAAAATCAGAATATTTAACCCCAATAAACAGGTAATGGTCTAGCTAATACAATACAGCTTTGACTAAAAGacagaacagattttaaaaggtAGCTTcttcaattaaattaaaattgaagCAGTCATTCAAAAATCATCCAGATATAAAAATGTATCTAAACAACATTgcccaaaataaatataatgcaagccACAAGCAGATGCATATACAGAATTTTAAACATTCTCATAGATGCATTTTCTAAAGGTTTTTAAGAGTTTATTTAGTAATGTGTTTTATTAACCCAATATGTCCAaacattatcatttaaaaatgttatcaatACAATaccatttttgaaatatttcatattctttttttgtactaGGTCTTTGAATTCTGGTGTGTATTTGACAATTAGAGCACATCTCAATAGCCCCATGTGAAGTGCTCACCAGCCAGGCCGGCTAGTGGCTACTGCGTGGGACAGCACAGATCTAAACCTTGAAGTGCACTCAACATCTTTTCTCATGACAAAATATATGGTTTTTATCCAGCATTTAAATGGTTAATTATGGTTTTAAAGCAGAAGGCAAGTTCTGGTGCATTAACACAACTGATTCTGTATTTGAGGGCTATTTGTTTCCAAGCCATAGCTCTAGCAAAGTTGTATTAGAAGCTTtgataagaaattttaaatacaatgttTTATCTCTTCTGACTCAAACTTTTTGAGATTTATATACCAAAAGTTACATAAAATCATTCTTTATTGTAGAACTTACAggtgaaatgcaaatcagaatgtTCAAGAATCCTACACTCAGAGACCACTAGGCATGCCTGCCCTAGCCCATGACCCTGaactctgcctgcctgccttcttgTCCACAAAACAGGAAAGTCCATCTCTGCATCATCCCTAGTGCCTGGCATAGCACCCAGCTCACAGAAGACATCCAATCAGAACTTGATGAGCAGTAAACACCTGGACCCGAATAAGTTAGAACAGAAATGTCTAAAAGCATCAATGAATTCCCTATGAGGAACTAATATTCCCACTCCTCCAAACCCTACTCCACTCATTTGTTATTTCCCATTTCCAATGTGCTCTCCCACCATCAAGTATTCCTGGAACAAGCCCGTGCTCATGGGAGCCTGTGTGCCTTGactattctttatttctctgagaGTCTCATCATTCTTAAATCTAATATGAGTTCTTAAATCAAGATGAATTCAACTAAAGATGAGCAAAAATAGAGGAGAGGACAGAACTGTTATAATTACTCTGCTTTATCATCAACAAATGGTAAGAGTTTTAAAGTTACCTTTGGGTTGTTTCTTCATCTTGATATGCGTCCTTTTATATCTTAATGAAATATCATGGAATACTGGAAGGTAAAAACATAAACACAGAAGGTTTAGGTGTGTGGCTTTAATGCCTTTGCAAATATTGCAAAGCAATGTATACTAGCCTCAACCGCCAGTGCACATTCACCAAGGATAAATAAGCTCTAATTTCATGCACTTTACTAACCTTCTTAGGAGATTGTTTTCATGATTCATGTATTTGTAAGAATGTAAGAGAGAATACAAAGATATCTATAGAGATATATTGCCACACATACTTTAACAAATGTAAtcctgcaaattaaaaaaaaatagattaacacTCACTTGTATGGTCTTCATATCGTTCTATATAATGCAAATAGTGAACTGCTCTGTTCTTTGCCtgaaaggaaaatgtttttcttaaatctGTTGAAATTTACATCTTTTCAAGGATtccaaaaatacttttaataaaatgtttcattattaaaaattcgTTTACGCAAAAAGGTTAGTATATACTTCGAAAATATAaggacttatttttttaaactcttaacCACAATATCACTATCATGCctaaaaaaaagtaacaataattcCTGGCCAAccgtggtggcttatgtctgtaattccagcactttgggaggctgaggtaggcagatcacttgaggtcaggagttcaagaccagcctgaccaacattgaaaaaccccatctctaccaaaaattagccaggtgtggtgggggggcgggcacctgtaatcccagctacttgggaggtggagacaggagaattacttgaacccaggggatagaggttgcagtgagtcaagatcatgccattgcactccagcctgggcaaaagagtgagacactatttcaaaaaaaaaaaaaaaattaacaataattcctTAGTATCTTCAAACATTCTGTCAGTGTTGAAACCTCCACAGCTGTCTCCTAACTTGGCTAGGCAATTATAAATCTGATAAAAAATGGGGTGAAGGAATGTAAGTACTTATTAAACTAATTTTTATGAGCTAATTAACTCTTGACAGCAAGCCTCCTGGGAAGGTTCTGGGACAAATTATTATCTTTTTGTGGTTCCCACTGTGTCTAGCATATAGCTTACTAATCTTTTACTGAGTGCCAACCAAGAAAAGAATGTACGTACTTTCCTGAAAGCATCCAACCGGTCAGTGGCTTTCCCAAGAGcaaaaccttaaaaacaaaaagcaaaactaagaaaagagacaaaaatttgGCCCATGTGGCTTTCACCACATTTCACGTTTCACCTCCTACAATATTTTCTAGCACTTCATCTTTCCCCCACCCACGAAAGACTTGCTATACAAAACCAATAACTGGCTGGGTATGGTAATTCACActcgtaatctcagcactttaggaggctaagctgggaggatcacttgggtccaggagtttgagaccagcctgagcaacatagcaagactctgtctctactaaaaataaaatttaaaaaatttgcctggcatagtggtgcctgactgtggtcccaactacttgggaggctgaggtgggaagattacttgagtttgggagtttgagggtACAGAGCTATGCCTGTACTCCAgcaagcagcctgggcaatagagcaagaccctgtatcaaaacaaaaaacaaacaaaaaaaacccataacAAAACATGAAGCTATAGAGATCTGTTTTGAATTATtctggaaataataaatttagacGTATTTATAAATGCCAAGGTTAGATGtggccttttaaaaatagctagatAAAATAcactcaacttttaaaaaactaagtaTATTGTAAATTAATTAGGCAAATCACTTTGAACATTTAAAGATAGATtacaggggccaggcatggtggctcatgcctgtaatcccagtacttttggaggccaagatgaacagattgcttgagctcaggagttcaagacgaatctgggcaacatagtgagaccctgtctctacaaaaatacaaaaattagccaggcatagtggtaggtGTCTGTTATCCTTGCATGTTCAAGAGGCTGAGATCGGGATACCACTTAAGTACAgtaggttgaggttgcagtgagctgtgatgatgccCTGCACCCCatctggggtgacagagcaagaccctgtctcaggaaggaagaaaacaaaacagaagcagtGGGAAAAAACATCCACTGCTACAAACTAAACAATGATTTCACTGGAACGTCAAATGGAATTCAGATTTTAATTAACCAGAAATCCAAATCAATGACTCTTTAGTTTATAAACTCTTAACTATGAAATATGGTTTACCAGCAGTTACAGAGATGCTGCCATTATTTGCTGCCACTGTATCTTGTTTTAAACAACATATTTTGTGTTTACATTATACAGGGGAAAATAACATAAGACAATACTGCTCTGTACGATACATGGGACCTCTGAGACCTGGAACAAAAGAGGCTGTGAATGCCAATTCCTAgtttaaacaaaacaaatgaaaccatGGAAGTTCCAGAGGAAAATATGAGGAcacttattaatatttataatcttCAAATGATGCTTTCTAAGCAAGACAGAAACCCAGTCATGAAAAAAGACTGATACATTTGTGACAGAAAGGCTTAAAACATCTGTGTGGGGAAAGAATTAAAACCTAAGTCAAAATATCtgactgacaaagggctaatgtccttAACTCACAAACAGCTTAGACCAATCAATAAGGAAAACAATAACCACccaacagaaaaatgggcaaagcacaTAAATGAAcagacctcaaaaaaaaaaaaaaatgacagccaATAAACATGTAAAATCGTGTTCAAGCtctcatactttaaaaaatacaaataaaaactgagaGATTGGTTTCACAAATGATACCGACAATCAGTAAAATTTAATGATACCCAAGGCTGGCAAGGGCGAGATGGTGTATAGCAACATACACTGGTGCAAGCTTTTGGGAAGGGGAAATCTCGAAATATTTATTAACACAAAATGCATATAACCTTAGGGCAGCAATTTCACTGCAACAAGTTTCCCCTATTGATATGCTTGCAGAAGTAAAACAAATTACATATACACGAACTGtactattttttataattagtaaaaatttggaaacaacATATTCAGCAAGGAAAAGGTTACAAAAATTATCCATGGACAATGGAACGCTTTGCAACCAGTACAAATAATCAAGGACAATGTTTATGTTAATCTGAGTATTAATATCTGAGTATAATACTATGCAAGAAAATCACGGTGCAAAATTATGGCTATAATGTGACCCCTTtgtgtaaaattttttaatgatatgtGACAATCATATGAACATCACATTTCAGAAAAGGTACAAAGGTAGCTGTTAGGCCTGGTTTCCTTGGgccacataaatacatatatatacatatatacatatatatatatatatatacatgttttgaaACATATGTCAGTATGGGCTAACTAGgtgattttcctgttttcttttccctcaatAGACATGAACACATTTCAAAAACCAGTATCCACTATGTTAACTATATATAGGAGAAAAACGTAAATGACCAGCAAATCTACTAATTGGAGTAAATACTATTAACCTTTTCAGTGTATAGTTTTCCAGtcttttctttgtatataaacgtattttttaaaaaactaggatTTTATAgtcttatataaaatttttatgttttttaacttAGCACATTACTTTATAAGTAATTTCCCATAATTCTTTAACAGATACAGAATATTACATTATATGGCTATATTGTTTTTATAACCATGGCCCCATTGAACATTTAgtgtttttctctctaattttCCACTATTatgcataataaaataatgtcCTAAGCCTTTTATAATACTCCTTTTCCTCAGAGGAAAAGgcattttcatcttttctctctAAGGGATGTCATGGGCTTA from the Callithrix jacchus isolate 240 chromosome 14, calJac240_pri, whole genome shotgun sequence genome contains:
- the MRPS5 gene encoding small ribosomal subunit protein uS5m isoform X7 is translated as MGQQCRPYSFFTKLTAGELWKGALAETGAGTRKGRGKRTKKKKRKDLNRGQIIGEGQCGFLWPGLNVPLMKNGAVQTIAQRSKEEQEKVEADMIQQREEWDRRRKMKVKRERGWSGRSWGGVSLGPPDPGPNGETYEDFDTRILEVRNVFSMTAKEGRKKSVRVLVAVGNGRGAAGFALGKATDRLDAFRKAKNRAVHYLHYIERYEDHTIFHDISLRYKRTHIKMKKQPKGYGLRCHRAIITICRLIGIKDMYAKVSGSLNMLNLTRGLFHGLSRQETHQQLADKKGLHVVEIREECGPLPIVVASPRGALSKDPEPDDEVPDIKLDWQDVKTAQGIKGSVWSNLKRGAM